The genomic region TTTGTTCCGATGGGTGACCCGTCTACGTGGGATAGATACGAAAGAGTgaaggtgatcgccaactggACATTGAGGCGTGCGACGAAAGGAAGACCGAAGTCAACCCGctacttgaatgagatggacTCGCGTGATATGCGTGGTCCTCGCCGGTGCACTTTATGTGGACACGAGGGACATAGCCGCAGCCGATGTCCTCAGCGCGCAGGGCCAAGCTCCCCTGGAGGTCATTAGTGGTTAAGCTTTTCAATGTAACTTTGTTATGACCTAGTTCACAATTATATGTTACTTTTTTTTGTAATCTCGTCATTTACTTTTACCTAGTTAACAATTTATGATAAATAAAGTTTTCAAACACGTTATGATAAATAAAGTTTTCAACCGAGTTCACATGTTTTAGAGTTACACGGGAACAAAGTTAAATATGTCATAATAAAAACTATTGAACAGAATCATCTAAATATGTAACAATACCTGTTCCTGTTGCTCATGAGGCGAGACTTCCTGGTGAGGGCCAGCTGGTTCTTCCTGTTGCTGCTGTGGTTCATCGGCGCCAACCTCTTCGCCTGGAACTCTATCTGACAGTCGCAGGTGAATCCCATACTGCTGCGTGTACCAGTTGTAGTACGTTGGGAGAGGATGGAAGTCAATAATCTCCTCGCCTAGCTGCAATGTGTTATAGCGGTCAAATGTCCATCTGTTAACCCATTGACTGTAAATCTGTCCCCAGTCATGATTCTGTGCTCCTGTCAACCGCTTGCAATGATCACGACCAAGGTTTAACGCGAGGCCTGGTGGTAGCTGCTGCATCCCGAACTGTCGTCTGACCCGGTCTGTCGCGTGCCATTCTATGCACTCGAATGACAGTAGAGGCGACTGGGTGGAGCACATAATCATATGGGGAGCGAGGCCATCCGGAATCCCAACTCCCATATATGGCCGCCATATAAACTGCACAATAGTTACCAAGAGGCCGATTAGAAAAACTAttcttttgaataaaaacatTGGACATTAATGGTACAACTTACGTCGTCAACTCCCATGTCGTCGAGTCCTCGCCTAAAATGCGCAGTAGGTCGCCGTATATATCTCGTATGTCAGCACCAATGACTCCACCTAACAAAGAACAGAATAATAACATTAACAAGACtaacaaattaataataatagtaataataataacagtaataataataattattattataatagcAATAACAATAAAAGCCACAACCGTTGCGCAAGTGGAACACCAACATCGCCGAGCTGATCGCGGGATATAGGTGCCAGGAGCGGCATACGCTCCCACGCCCAAACAAAAAGCAGTATCAGTGGGCCATCCATCTCTTTGTAGTTGTATCGTGGTGCACGACACAACGATCTGTATAGGTGTACCAGACTGGATGCCCCCAACTGTATGATGAAACCCGGTGAAAATCCCGAAGTAGCGGTAGAAACTTCGAGTTCAACGAAGTGGTCGACTTATCCAGAAATACAACTGTTCCAAGCAGGCAGAAAATGTGCACCCGAACGTACCGCTCAACAAACTCCTGAGTGTCACAAGGCTCGGTGTCTCTGCACTGCCGAACCCATGCAATATTAACCTTCCCCAACACATGATCTTGCGGACCGGGCTCCCGTCCAAAACACGCGATGCAGTTGTCCACCAAAAACTGGTGACTGCTGTCTGATCTACCCGTAACGGCCTCCCCATTAATTGGGAGACCAAGAATATAGCTCACATCTTCCAGCGTCACCGTCACTTCACCGACCGGAAGATGAAATGTGTGAGTCTCCGGCCTCCAGCGTTCGACCAAGGCACTCAGCAGTGAAGAATGACCTCTTATTTCGCCTACTTGCGAAACATGTTCAAACCCAGTCAATGCCAGTGCCGCTGCCGCTATCTTGTTAAAGGTATCTGGCGAGTCGAGTTTTCTGGACAACAAATTTCTAATAGCCTGCAAAACGAAAAATGATAATTattaaattctaatttatatCAGTTAATActttattcaaaaaatatattaactattaattttgtattaatagaaaataaataataatttattattatcattataataataataataataataataatatacaaataaatatatttatccattgatcataaaataaaaaaaaaatttacccaTTCAGGATGATTCAAATATTCAATGATGTGATCTTCAGGTCTAGTAAAATTACGCACCATATTTTTTCAACGTCCCTTAGTTGAACCTAAACCTCTTCCTAGTCTTCTTCTTCCTCAAAGAGCACAATCTTGTAACCCCTAATCCTCTCTTTCAATATTCACCACTGTGAAAACATTTCCCTCTCTTTCACTATCACAGCACAATGTTTCACTCTTTCTCAACACATTGTTTTCTTTCTTGCGTTTTGGTTTTAAAAACACCGGTTTCACCTCCCATTGAATCCACGTGTCATGCATGCAAGGCTCCAGGCTGCCAAACGCAACTTGCGACTTGCTTTCACGCTGGCCAAACGCAATCTGCGTTTTGTGATACTCCAGATTGGTCAAAGGCTGCAGCTGTCTGCATGCAGGGAGCCACAGGGGACACGTTTCGTTTTTGGACTCCCTTTCCTACCAAACGCATCCTGCGTTTTGCAGCAGGTGACTGATGTTGTCATTTTCAAGTGGACTCAAAACGTAACCTGCGTTTTGTAGGTTACTGAGTTTTATAGATCCACATTTTTGAATTATACTCCATGCAATAATATATGAGAACAACACCattcttatttccattctttAATTAATTTCTGTAAATTTACATGTATAATATCATCTGTTTTTTAAATTAGTCTTCGAAAATCTTTTTTAaccaaatttatcttttaaaaattttaactaatcacaataatttttttgttatatttttttgttaatagcATCAAAGTTTACTAATATAGTATATTAAGTGATACAATAGTATATACTTTACAGTTCTAATTGACTGTTAACataataagtttatgaaattagatcaaacaattttaaattgagtcattttaaaattgatttgatctaattttataaatttattatgttaatAACTAATTAAAACTGTTAGGTATATGCTATTATTTAACATGCCATATTAAAGTTTGACGTCATTAGTTAATTTGAAGTGAcagaaaaattaatataattaacttaaaatatttgaaggacgaatttaattaaaaaattttcaaaaactaatttaaaaaataaataatctttTAACAAAACGAATTTGACGAATTAAACATCTATGTATTTTTATTCTTGATGAACAAATAATGGCTCATtttttatatatgaaaaaaaaaatattagtattacATAATGAAATGAATGTTTATAAAGTATTTACATTGTTATGATACTAGTGCAAAACGCAACCTGCgatttgcttttttatttttatttttgtttttgaacaACACAAATTAAAATGCAGGTtacgttttgtttatttttttattttcaaacgtGTAAAACACTATAATAAACATAAtagtgaataataataataataatattaacaacaaaaataaaaataataatgacaaTATTACCGTTGTCAAATTAGAACACCAACTACTTGAAGCTCATTGCGAGGAATAGGTGCTATAAACAGCATATGTTCTCATGCTCAAACAAAATGTAAAATAAGGGGGCCGTCCATTTCGTAGCAGTTATATCGCGATGCACGACATAATGACTTGTACAGATGTGCTAGACTAGCTGCAACCAACTGTAGCTACGAATGCGGTAGAAATCTCGAAGAAGAGGTAAACACTTTGAGTTTAGAGAATTCATCAACTTGTCTGGAAACACAACAGTTCCAAGCATTTAAAATATGTGAGCCTGGACATACCGCTCAATTGAATCCTGAGTGCCTAACGGTTCAGTGTCTCGGCATCGTCGAACTCATGCCAGGTTTACCTTTCCCAATGTGTGATCGACCGGACCGAGAACCCTACAAAAAACTGCTAAGCAATTCTCCACCAAGAACCCTTGACTACTGTGTTGGATGATAAGGCTATGCAGCTCATATAGCTAATTAGTTGTATCTTCAAATTAGTAGAATTGTTACGTAAGTTTGTTAGAGTTTGAAGTTTATTAGAGGCTGCCAACTCATAGCATTAAGTTAGTTAGAAGAGTGCTAAATTAGTGTGGTTTAGTTTTTCTAGTATCTACAAATACAGAACTAGTCATTTGCAAGTAAATGAGATTAACTATAATCACAATTCCATTTTTGAATCTCTCTCAAGTTCACTCTACACTTTCACTCTTTTCTTATTCGCCGATTCAAATTCTGTAGCATTATAGCAGATTTTatcatggtgcggtgagcgtggatGTACAAACAGTGACATCTTGGTAGATCTCCTTCATTGCAAGGTAGAGAGTTCATGGAATTGAGAATCTGCAATTGTGTTCAACCTTGACAACAGAAAGTATGGTTGATCTAGAGCAAGGCCTATGTCAAAACATGGAAACTCAAATTTTCTCAACCTCGGATCTTCAAAATTTGGCTCAATTGATGAACCAGCTAGTGATGATGCAAGGACAGATCGCTCAATCTGCGAAACCAAGCACGAATTTGATGCAAGATCGTGCATCTCCGTACTACCTTCATCTGAGTGAAAATCCAGGTATTTCACTCACTCCAAATCCTCTAACTACACTAAATTACCACTCATAATCCTGATCGGTTTGGATATCACTGAAGATGAAGAACAAGCTCAGTTTCATAGACAAATCTTTACCAAAACCCGAGAAATCTGATTTCACGTTTGAAACTTGGGGTAGATGCAACACCTTTGTTCTGTCTTGGTTGCATGCTTCCCTAAATATTGAGATTTTACAAAGTGTGATGTGGTGTAATTGGCATCAGAGTTGTGGAAAGATCTTAAGCACAGATTTTACGAAGGAGATTTGCTCAGAATCGTTGAATTGGAAGAAGAAATGTACTCAGCAAGACAAGAAGATTTGTCAATCACTTCATTTTTTACAAAGATGAAGGGACTatgggaagaattagaagagctTCAACCGATTCCATCATGCAATTGTGTAGGATCATGCACGTGTGGATTAGAGATTGTTAGAGGATACAGAAAGCAGTCACAAGTGGTTAGGTTTTTGAGAGGCTTGAATGACGAGTTCGAAAATGTGAGATCACAAATAATCTTAATGAATCTCCTTCCTGATGTCAATACTGTTTTTCACTATTATTGCAACAAGAAAGGCAAATGTCAAGTTCAGATCATGCAGAAAGCAAGATGTTGGTAAATGCTGCAATTGACAGCAACTTCAACACTAACAGAGACAACATGAGCGTTCGAGGAAGAGGGAGAGGGCATGGAGGTAGAGGCGGTGGCTTAGGGGGAAGAAGAATGATCAAGAAGTGCTCTCATTGTGGCAAAACTGGCCACTTGGTTGACACATGCTATCACAAGTATGGTTTTCCTCCACACTACTAGCAAGATTCAAGCTCAAGAACCATAAATCATGTCACTATTGATGATGAAATTGAGAAAATCAGTAACTCTACTTCAGAAAAGAATAGTAACAGTTTAAGTTCTTTATTTTCCAAAGAGCAAAAACAAGCTCTCATTGCTTTATTCTAGGATTGTGAAGAGGACCTTGTTCATAAATCAGAACGGGCAATTGAGGCACAAGCCCCATCCCAAGGTATATACCACATTCTTTCCTTAGCCAAACATAAATTAAAACCAAATGATTGGATTTTGGATAGTGGTGCTACTGCACATGTCTCTTTTTCATTAAAATtcttcaaaaattattataaGATAAATCCAATTATGCTTCAATTACCAGATGGTTCAAAGATTGTTTCCACCATTTGTGGAACAGTCTCTTTTCCAAACAATATAAACCTCACAAATATCTTTTACgctccatccttttcttttaACATAATTTCAATTTCCAAATCCACAAAACACTTACCATATAAATTCTTGTTTGACGAGTTGCATTGTGAGATACAGGATCAGAAGAGCTTGAAGATGATTGGCATTGCTGAAGCCAAGGCTGAATTGTATACATTGGAATTCAAAACTCATACTGATTTGGATTTGCATTCCTTCACCAATAAATCTGTACCTGCACTCACAACAGATTCTGCTTTTAGAGATATTTGGCACAGTAGGTTAGGACACATCTCTTCTGAGAGATTAGACATAATAAAGAAAGCTTATAATATTTTCATTTTTGATAATAAAAGCATTCCTTGTGCACCTTGTCATTTTGCAAAACAGAAACGTATTCCTTTTCCTACAAGCATTAATAAATctgaaaattattttgatttgatgcatGTTGACATTTGGGGACCTTTAGCAATTTAATCTATCAAAGGTCATAAATATTTTCTCACTATAGTAGATGATTATAGTAGATTTACTTGGGCTTATTTTATGAAAACCAAAGAAGAAACCTCTGATTTGCTTCGAAACTTCATCACAATGATTGAAACTCAATTTCAAAAGAAAGTGAAATGCATAAGATCAGATAATAATAAGGAGTTTATCATGCATGATTTTTATAACCCAAAAAGTATTTTACATCAAACCACCTGTGTGTAATCCCCACAACAAAATCGTATAATATAGAGAAAGCACCAGGATATCTTAAATATGACAAGAGCTTTTCTATTTGAAAGTAACGTTCCTAAAAAATTTTGGCATTTAACTACTACTCATACCATTCATGTCATTAATAGAATTCCTAGTTCCTCTCGGAATTTAAAAAGCCCCTATCAAGTCATGTTTAATAAACTCCCTTGCATcaaacattttaaaatttttggttgTTTGGCATTTGCCTTGACTTTAGCTGCTCACAGAACCAAATTAGAAAAAGAGCCAAATAAactgtatttttgggttttaagTCTGGCACTAAAGGGTATCTCCTTATGGATTTGCAAACTaatgaacttttttttttatcacgaTATGTCATTTTTTATGAAAGAAATTTTTCTTTTCACACTAAAGATGCCCCTGACTCTTCATTCACTAACAATTCATCTACTAATAATGCTCAAATTTCAAATAATCGTGCTTTACTTTTTGACGGCACATTCATATCAGCACATACACCCATTATGCCTATTACGAATAATACACCACCTCATGTTACAGGATCTGCTATTAGCACACCAAATCATGTTTCACATACACCTCACTCACAATCACATTTCACCACCTCATACACACTTCATGATGCACACACTAATCATACTTAAACTCTCGTTCATCTCTCTTCTCATACATCCACTGTCTCACTAACTTCAACTCCTAGGAGATCATGTAGGATTAGAAAACCACCAACATATTTGTCTAATTTCCAATGTTTTCAAACCAGTACAGCAACTTAGAATGAATCCCAATCATCTTTCAAGGCAAGATATCCACTCTCTTAATACATGTCCTATAATAATTTCTTACCTGCacacaaaattctttttttagCTATTGATTCTATCATTGAACCTCAAAGTTATGAACAAGCAATTTAACATTATTGTTGAAAAGAGGCAATTAGATCAGAACTCAATGCTCTTGAAGCAAATAAAACTTGGACTGTTACATCCTTACCTAAAGGAAAGAGAGCAGTAGGGTGCAAATGGGTTTttaaaaccaaactcaaagcagATGGAATAGTGGAAAGACACAAAGCAAGGCTCGTTACAAAAGGTTATACTCAAATCCCTGGATTTGATTTCTTTGACACATTCAGTCCTGTGGTAAAAATGTCTACTTTTCAAGTTTTGTTGGCACTTACAGCGTCTAAGGGTTGGTTTCTCCACCAATTTGATGTCAACACTGCCTTTTTACATGGTGATCTTCCTGAGACAGTTTATATGAAGGTTCTTTCAGGTTTATCAGCTCTCCCAAATAGTGTTTGTAAGCTTGAAAGATCTCTTTATGGGCTCAAACAAGCTAGTCATCAATGGAACCAAAAATTATGCTCAATTCTCAAAGCTTTAGGGTACATTCAATCCATACATCCCTCTTTACCAAAGGCACTAGAGATGATTTCActtgtatttttgggttttgaaattgCACAGAGCAAAGAGAGAATTTTCATGAATCAGCGAAAATATGCTACCGATCTCCTCCATGAATTTGGAATGACAAATGCCAAGCCTGCGACTATGCCAATGAACTACACAACTCCACTGTCCAAATCTTCAGGCACATCATTAACTGACTTGACTCCTTATTGCAGGCTTGTTGGGAGGCTATTGTACCTCACAAATACAAGACCAGACATTTCATTCGCCGTCAACAAGTTGAGCCAATACTTAGACTGCGCTACAATAGATCATTTCAAAGCAGCCCTGCACATCTTAAGATATATAAAGCGTGCACCAGC from Arachis ipaensis cultivar K30076 chromosome B02, Araip1.1, whole genome shotgun sequence harbors:
- the LOC107627007 gene encoding serine/threonine-protein phosphatase 7 long form homolog translates to MVRNFTRPEDHIIEYLNHPEWAIRNLLSRKLDSPDTFNKIAAAALALTGFEHVSQVGEIRGHSSLLSALVERWRPETHTFHLPVGEVTVTLEDVSYILGLPINGEAVTGRSDSSHQFLVDNCIACFGREPGPQDHVLGKVNIAWVRQCRDTEPCDTQEFVERYVRVHIFCLLGTVVFLDKSTTSLNSKFLPLLRDFHRVSSYSWGHPVWYTYTDRCVVHHDTTTKRWMAH